Below is a genomic region from Actinoallomurus bryophytorum.
TTCCTCTCGCCGTGCCGTGACGATCAGGTCGGAGGGGCGCCGGCCGGCGCGCAGCACGCCGGACAGGAGCGCCTCGCCCATCTTGCCGGCACCCAGAATCGCGATCATTTGCGTCCTCTTCCGCTCACCTCACGAAGCGTATCGATCTCGGACGCCGCGAATGGGCCCCGGCCCTCACCTGCGTCCCTGCGCGAGCGGACCGAGTTGGCCGGATTCGGCAGGAAAGAAATCCCTCTTCGCGACAAATACCCCATGACCGCTGTCGTCGATGAGATGGACGTCGCATGAGAAGACTCAGAGCAGGTCTCACCCTTGCTCTCACAGGCCTGGTGATCGCCGGAGCACCGGCCGCCGCCCGTGCCGACACCCACCCCGCCTCCCCGCCCGCGTCCTCTCCCCCGGGCCGTTCGTACACGGTGACCCTGCTGACCGGGGACGTCGTGCACCTGCGCACCCGGGCGGGCGGGCCACCGCTCGTGTCGGTGGACCCGGGGCCGGGACGGCGTTCCGTGCTCTTCCGCCGGGACATCCTCCCCGACGGGACCGTGCGGGTCATCCCGCTCGACGTCGCGGCCAAGATCGGCAGCGTCTATGACCCGGCGCTGTTCGACGTCACCGCGCTGATCAAGGACGGTGACGACGACGCGCACCGGTCCGACCTGCCGCTGATCGTGCAGCACGGCTCGGGCATGCGCGCCCTGGCCGCGGGCCGTACGCTCTCGAGCCTGGGCGCGACCGCGGTGCGGCAGCCGAAGAAACAGGCCCTCACGCCGAAGGCCACGAGCGCGGCCGGCGTACGCCACATCTGGCTCGACCGTAAGGTGCGCGCCACGGCGCTGGACCACAACCTCGACCAGATCGGCGCGCCCGCGGCCTGGAAGGCGTCCGCCACCGGGAAGGGCGTCAAGGTCGCCGTCCTGGACACCGGCGTCGACGCGACCCACCCCGACCTGAAGGGCCGGATCGCGGAGCAGAAGAACTTCAGCGAGTCCCCGGACACGGTCGACCGCTACGGGCACGGCACCCACGTGGCCGCGACGATCGCGGGCACCGGAGCCGCGGCGAACGGCGAGCGCCGCGGCGTGGCCCCCGACGCCGACCTGATGATCGGCAAGGTCCTCGGCGACGACGGCTACGGCGACGAGTCCGCGATCATCGCGGGCATGGAGTGGGCGGCGGCCAACGCGCCGATCGTCAGCATGAGCCTCGGCGGATACTCCGACGACCCGGCGAACGAGCCGATGACCAAGGCCCTCGACGACCTGACCGCCAAGGACGGCACCCTGTTCGTCGTGGCCGCCGGCAACGACGGAGAACGGGACACCATCGAGGCCCCCGGCATCGCGGGTTCGGCGCTCACGGTCGGCGCCGTGGACGGCCAGGACCAGGTCGCCGGCTTCTCCAGCCGTGGCGGCCGCACCGTCCTGAAGCCGGAGATCGCGGCACCGGGCGTCGGCGTCGTCGCCGCCCGCGCCGCGGGCACCACGATGGGCCACGCCGTCGACGCGAACTACACCTCCGCCGACGGCACCTCGATGGCCACCCCGCACGTCGCCGGGGCCGCCGCGGACCTGCTGCAGAAACACCCGTCGTGGGACGCCGCCCATCTGAAGGCCGCGCTCGTCTCCACTGCGGACGCGACGAGCGGCACCGTCTACCAGACCGGTGCCGGACGCCTCGACATCGGTACGGCGGCCACCGCGACGGTCACCGGTGACCAGGCGACCGCGGCGTTCGGATCGGTCCCGCACGGCTCGACCGCGGCTCTCACGAAGCAGCTCACCTGGACGAACACCGGAACGACGGCCGTGACCCTGCGGCTGTCCGCCACGCTGTCCGACGCCCACGGAAAGGCCGCGACGGCGCTCTCCCTGCCATCGGCGGTGAGCGTTCCGGCCGGCGGATCCGCCGGCGTCACGTTGTCGCTCGACCCGAAACGGCTCACGAGTGCCGGTGAGTACGGCGGTGTCGTGACCGCGAAGGCGGCGGGCGTCTCACTGCGCACGCCGGTCGGCGCGTTCGCCGAGCCCGAGACCCACACGCTGACGGTGAAGGCCACGGCGCTCCCGGACACGCCGGACGGCGCCATGAGCGGATGGGTCGGTGTGTCCGACCTGGACGATTACACGCTGTTCTCGCAATCGGTCGCGTTCGACGCGGACGGCACCGCGAAGATCACCGTGCCCTCCGGGCGGTACATCGTCCTCGGCGAGATCGACGACACGACCGCGGGCAAGGAGCGCGCGGTCCTCGCCGGGACCGCCGAGCTGACCGTGGACGGCGACCTGACGCTGCCACTCGACGCCTCACGCGCCGAGCCGCTCCGCATCTCGGCGCCGGGCATGACACCCGATCCCGACGCGGCGCAGGGCCTGCAGATCGAGCGGAGCGTCGGCGACGACACCTGGGTCGCCTCCGTGTACAGCTTCGGCGGCTCGCCGGCCGTCTACACGGTCCCGATCGCCGCCGTACGTACCGGCGTCCTACGGGCGTACGTATTCACCCGGCTGACCGACGGCGGCAAGACCGTCGAGGACGTGCTGCACGACCTCGACGGCAGCGTCCCGGCGTCGGTGGACTACCGGCCCGACCCGAAGAGCCTGGCCCGCATCGACCAGCGGTTCGGCGCGATCAACGGGGACGTCAAGGACCCGGTCGGCGAGATCCGGTACGGCATCGACCCTGCCGGGTTCCTGGTGTCCGAGGGCGACAGCCAGGCGCCGGCCGGCTCGACCCGTACCGACTACGTCACCACCGAGCCCGGCATCCAGTGGGCGGACGAGGCCGCCCCGCCGAACCTCGGCCGGGGGTTGTGGGTCACCGAGCTGCCCGTGCGGCGGTACGCGGCGGGCAGCACGCAGACCAGTGAGTGGGTACGCCAGCCGTTCCGGCCGGGCCCCTACTCCGCGACGGGCGCGACACCGAGTGAATGCGCTCCGGGCGCGAGCACCCGCAGCCGCGGGAACATCCACGTCGAGCTGGTCGACCTGCAGGACCTTACTGACGGCTTCGACTGCCTGACCGACATGCCGGAATGGGACGCCGTCAGCACCCGATCCATGAAGCTGTACGCGGGCGACACCCTCGAAGGCACCGTCGACCGGTCCTACGGCGACTTCACCGTGCCGGCCACGGCCGGAACGTACCGCCTGGACTACGACCTGGACGCGTCGCGTGCACTGCCGATCTCCACGAAGACCTCGACCGAGTGGACGTTCCACTCGAACCCGGTCGAGGAGCGGCTCCCGCTGCTGCTGGTGGACTACCGGCTGCCGCTGGACCTGCTCAACCGGCCCAACGGCGACACCGCGACGTTCACCGTCTCCCGCGTCGCGGGCGCGGCCTCGGCCAAGGCCACCGGCCTGAAGCTGTGGACCTCGCTGGACGACGGCACGACCTGGCAGGCCGCCGACGTGTCGGGCACGGGCGGGAAGTACTCCGCCACGCTGCCGCACGCCGGCAAGGGCCAGGCCGTCTCCCTGCGCGTCCAGGCCACCGACTCCGGCGGAAGCAAGATCGACCAGGCCATCCTCCGCGCCTACTTCGGCGCCTGACCCCTGACGCGGAGGACCGCCCCGGCTCCGGGGCGGTCCTCCGTCGTTCAGGACTTGGTCGCCAGCGACCTGAGGAAGAAGCCCAGGTTGGCGGGGCGCTCGGCGAGCCGCCGCATGAGGTAGCCGTACCACTGCTCGCCGTACGGCACGTAGACGCGCACCTGGGCGCCCAGCCGTGCCAGCCGCCGCTGCTCGTTCGGGCGGATGCCGTACAGCATCTGGTACTCGAAGCTGTCCGGCTCACGGCCGTGCAGGCCGGCCAGCGAGCCGCCGATCTCGATCAGGCGCGGGTCGTGTGTGGCGAGCATCGGGTACCCGCGCCCGCCCATCAGCACCTTCATGCAGCGGACATAGGACCTGTCGATCTCGTCCCGCCCGGTGAAGGCCACCGACTCGGGCGCGCTGTAGGCGCCCTTGCACAGCCGTACGCGCGAGCCCTCGTCGGCGAGCGCCGCGCAGTACTCCTCGGCGCGCCGGAGGTAGGCCTGGATGACCGCGCCGGTGGAGGGGAACTCCTCGCGCAGCTTCCGCAGGACGCGAAGGGTCGAGTCGACCGTCGTGTGATCCTCCATGTCGAGGGTCACCGTCGTGTTCGCGTCGCGCGCGGCCGCGCAGACGCGCCGGGCGTTCTCCAGCGCGATCTTCTCTCCGTCGTCGAGGAGCTGGCCGAGCGCGGTGAGCTTGACCGAGACCTCGGCGCGGGAACCGGAGCCGTTCTGGGCGAGCCGGCCGAGCAGCTCTTCGTACCGGCCGGTGATGGTCTCGGCCTGTGACGCCTCGACGGTGTCCTCGCCGAGATGGTCGAGGGTGATGAGCAGGCCGTCGGAGATGAGTTGTTCGGTGACGGCAAGGGCTCCGGCCACGGACTCGCCCGCGACGAACCTTCTGACGACATTTCTGGTGTAGGGCGCGGTCTCAACGAGCCTGCGTACGCCGCCGCTGCGCGAGGCGGCCAAAAGGACCTGGCGGAGCAACCTTTCCCCCTCTCCCTGGGACCACACTGTCCCGATCGCTCCCCAGGTTAAGGCACCCTTCAGCCGGTCCGGCGCCGCAGGGTCGCGGCACCGAGTACCAGCGCCAGCAGCGCGCAGCCCGCGACGACGATCACGTCGCGTACGAGGACGCCCGTCAGCTCGCTGTGGCGGGTGAGTTCCTGCATCGCCTCGACCGCGTACGACAGCGGCATCACGTCGGCGATCCACTGCAGCACGGTCGACATCTGCCCGCGCGGGACGAACAGCCCGGCGAGCAGCAGCTGCGGCAGCGCGAACGCCGGCATGAACTGGACCGCCTGGAACTCCGTACGCGCGAACGCGCTCGCGAACAGGCCCAGCGCCATGCCCAGCCACGCGTCGAGCAGCGTGACGAGGAACAGCGTCCAGATGGGCCCTTGCAGGTTCAGGCCGAGCCAGGTGAGGGCGATGGTGCCGACGACCGCGGCCTGGACCAGCGCGGTGACGCCGAAGGCCAGGGCGTACCCCAGCAGGAGGTCGAGCTTGCCGAGCGGCGTGGTCATCAGGCGTTCGAGCGTGCCGCTGGTCCGCTCGCGCAACGTCCCGACGCTCGTGACGATGAACATCACGATGAACGGGAAGACGCCGAGCAGGATCGGCCCGAAGCGGTCGAAGACGCCGGGCTGGTTCAGGACGTACCTCAGCAGGATCATCAGCAGGCTGGGCACCCCGATGAGGAGCCCGAGCGTACGGCGGTCGTGCCGGAGCTGCGCCAGGATGCGGCGCATCGTCGCCAGCGTGATCGTGAGGCTCATGCCACCGTCTCCTGTCCCTGGATGACGCGCAGGAAGGCGTCTTCGAGGTCCTGCGTCCCGGTGGTGGCGCGCAGGGCTTCGGGAGTGTCGTCCGCGAGCAGCAGGCCGTCACGCATCAGCAGCAGCCGTTCGCAGCGTGCGGCCTCGTCCATCACGTGGCTGGAGATCAGGAGCGTCGCGCCGCCGTCGGCAAGCTCGTGGAACAGCTCCCACAGCTCACCGCGCAGCACCGGGTCGAGCCCGACCGTGGGCTCGTCCAGCACGAGCAGCTCCGGCTCGCCCAGCAGCGCGATGGCCAGGCTCGCCCGGTGCAGCTGCCCGCCGGACAGGCTGGACGCCGTCTGGTTCCGCGCGTCCACGAGCCCGACCTCCTCGATGACGCGGTCCGGGTCGCCGCGCGGCACACCCAGCACGTTCGCGAAGTATCGGAGGTTCTCCCGGACGGTCAGGTCGGCGTAGACGGCCGGGTTCTGCGTCGCGTACCCCACACGCCGGCGCAGCTCGCGGCCGCCCGCCGGGTGACCCAGCACGGTGACGGTGCCGCCCGCGACGATCTGTACGCCGACGACGGCCCGCATCACCGTTGTCTTGCCGCAGCCGCTCGGGCCGAGCAACCCGACGACCGAACCGCGGGGGACCTTGAAGGTCAGGCCGTGTACGACCTCGCGGCCTCCGCGTACGACCCGGAGGCCATCGGCCTCGATGGCGTAACTCATCATGTGTTGAATTTATGCCCGCGGCAGGACGCTCGTCAACGGGTCCGTTGGACTCCAGGCGCCAGCGCTCAGGCCGGGGTTGCTCAGGCCGGGGTGCTCAGGCGCCCAGGTAGCGCTGGATCGTCGGCGCGAAGAGAGCCACGAGCTCCTCCTCCGAGGCGGAGGCCAGCGGCTCCAGTTCGAGCACGTAGCGGAACATCACGACGCCGACCATCTGCGACGCCGCCGCGTTGAGGTTCATCCGGGGCACGTCGAGGGCCTCGGCGACCCGCGCCAGGAGCCTGGAGGAGATGAACTCCCGCAGCAGGGTGGCGCCCGTCTTGCTGGTGGTGGCGGACCGGATGATGCCGACGAACTGCGGACTCAGCCGCGGGTCCTGCCAGATCCGCAGGAAGGTGCGTACGAGGCGCTCGCCGATCTCCTCGCGCGGCCCGGTGAGGATGAGCGGCAGGATCGTCGCGGGGTCGATCGGGAACTCCATCGCGGCGGCGAACAGCTCGTCCTTGGTGCCGAAGAAGTGGTGCACCAGGGCCGGGTCCACACCCGCCTCGCCGGCGATCGCCCGGATGGAGGCCTTGTCGTAGCCGCGGTCACCGAACAGGACACGTGCCGCCGCGAGGATGTCGGCGCGCGACGACGACTGGCCGGGCCGGCGTCCGGGACGGCGTGTGGGCGCCGTCACCTGCCGCGCTCCCGCGGGCCGGTCAAGAGGGCGAAACCTCGCCCTCGGAACTCACCCGCCAGGCGCCGTGCGGCCGGGCCGCCGCGAGGTGCAGCCGGGTGAAGGCCAGGGACTCGGCCAGGTCGTCGATCCGC
It encodes:
- a CDS encoding S8 family peptidase, coding for MRRLRAGLTLALTGLVIAGAPAAARADTHPASPPASSPPGRSYTVTLLTGDVVHLRTRAGGPPLVSVDPGPGRRSVLFRRDILPDGTVRVIPLDVAAKIGSVYDPALFDVTALIKDGDDDAHRSDLPLIVQHGSGMRALAAGRTLSSLGATAVRQPKKQALTPKATSAAGVRHIWLDRKVRATALDHNLDQIGAPAAWKASATGKGVKVAVLDTGVDATHPDLKGRIAEQKNFSESPDTVDRYGHGTHVAATIAGTGAAANGERRGVAPDADLMIGKVLGDDGYGDESAIIAGMEWAAANAPIVSMSLGGYSDDPANEPMTKALDDLTAKDGTLFVVAAGNDGERDTIEAPGIAGSALTVGAVDGQDQVAGFSSRGGRTVLKPEIAAPGVGVVAARAAGTTMGHAVDANYTSADGTSMATPHVAGAAADLLQKHPSWDAAHLKAALVSTADATSGTVYQTGAGRLDIGTAATATVTGDQATAAFGSVPHGSTAALTKQLTWTNTGTTAVTLRLSATLSDAHGKAATALSLPSAVSVPAGGSAGVTLSLDPKRLTSAGEYGGVVTAKAAGVSLRTPVGAFAEPETHTLTVKATALPDTPDGAMSGWVGVSDLDDYTLFSQSVAFDADGTAKITVPSGRYIVLGEIDDTTAGKERAVLAGTAELTVDGDLTLPLDASRAEPLRISAPGMTPDPDAAQGLQIERSVGDDTWVASVYSFGGSPAVYTVPIAAVRTGVLRAYVFTRLTDGGKTVEDVLHDLDGSVPASVDYRPDPKSLARIDQRFGAINGDVKDPVGEIRYGIDPAGFLVSEGDSQAPAGSTRTDYVTTEPGIQWADEAAPPNLGRGLWVTELPVRRYAAGSTQTSEWVRQPFRPGPYSATGATPSECAPGASTRSRGNIHVELVDLQDLTDGFDCLTDMPEWDAVSTRSMKLYAGDTLEGTVDRSYGDFTVPATAGTYRLDYDLDASRALPISTKTSTEWTFHSNPVEERLPLLLVDYRLPLDLLNRPNGDTATFTVSRVAGAASAKATGLKLWTSLDDGTTWQAADVSGTGGKYSATLPHAGKGQAVSLRVQATDSGGSKIDQAILRAYFGA
- a CDS encoding proline dehydrogenase family protein; the encoded protein is MLRQVLLAASRSGGVRRLVETAPYTRNVVRRFVAGESVAGALAVTEQLISDGLLITLDHLGEDTVEASQAETITGRYEELLGRLAQNGSGSRAEVSVKLTALGQLLDDGEKIALENARRVCAAARDANTTVTLDMEDHTTVDSTLRVLRKLREEFPSTGAVIQAYLRRAEEYCAALADEGSRVRLCKGAYSAPESVAFTGRDEIDRSYVRCMKVLMGGRGYPMLATHDPRLIEIGGSLAGLHGREPDSFEYQMLYGIRPNEQRRLARLGAQVRVYVPYGEQWYGYLMRRLAERPANLGFFLRSLATKS
- a CDS encoding ABC transporter permease, which gives rise to MSLTITLATMRRILAQLRHDRRTLGLLIGVPSLLMILLRYVLNQPGVFDRFGPILLGVFPFIVMFIVTSVGTLRERTSGTLERLMTTPLGKLDLLLGYALAFGVTALVQAAVVGTIALTWLGLNLQGPIWTLFLVTLLDAWLGMALGLFASAFARTEFQAVQFMPAFALPQLLLAGLFVPRGQMSTVLQWIADVMPLSYAVEAMQELTRHSELTGVLVRDVIVVAGCALLALVLGAATLRRRTG
- a CDS encoding ABC transporter ATP-binding protein — encoded protein: MMSYAIEADGLRVVRGGREVVHGLTFKVPRGSVVGLLGPSGCGKTTVMRAVVGVQIVAGGTVTVLGHPAGGRELRRRVGYATQNPAVYADLTVRENLRYFANVLGVPRGDPDRVIEEVGLVDARNQTASSLSGGQLHRASLAIALLGEPELLVLDEPTVGLDPVLRGELWELFHELADGGATLLISSHVMDEAARCERLLLMRDGLLLADDTPEALRATTGTQDLEDAFLRVIQGQETVA
- a CDS encoding TetR family transcriptional regulator: MTAPTRRPGRRPGQSSSRADILAAARVLFGDRGYDKASIRAIAGEAGVDPALVHHFFGTKDELFAAAMEFPIDPATILPLILTGPREEIGERLVRTFLRIWQDPRLSPQFVGIIRSATTSKTGATLLREFISSRLLARVAEALDVPRMNLNAAASQMVGVVMFRYVLELEPLASASEEELVALFAPTIQRYLGA